A single window of Jatrophihabitans sp. DNA harbors:
- the pafA gene encoding Pup--protein ligase codes for MQRRIFGIENEYGVTCTFEGQRRLSPDEVARYLFRRVVSWGRSSNVFLRNGARLYLDVGSHPEYATPECDSLLSLVTHDKAGERILEGLLIDAEKRLNDEGIAGDIYLFKNNTDSAGNSYGCHENFLVARHGEFSRMADVLIPFLVTRQLICGAGKVLQTPRGAVYCLSQRAEHIWEGVSSATTRSRPIINTRDEPHADAERYRRLHVIVGDSNMNESTTLLKVGSADLVLRMMEQGITFKDLTLENPIRAIREISHDLTGSRQVKLANGRQASASEIQREYFEKARTFVDATGSDPVTEQVLDLWGRTLKAVESGDLSLIDREIDWATKYQLLERYRNRYDLPLSSPRIAQLDLTYHDIRRDRGLYYLLANRGAVTRTTSDLAVFEAKSVPPQTTRAKLRGEFIKRAQETRRDFTVDWVHLKLNDQAQRTVLCKDPFRAVDDRVEKLIASM; via the coding sequence GTGCAGCGACGCATCTTCGGTATCGAGAACGAATACGGTGTGACCTGCACTTTTGAGGGTCAGCGCCGGCTCAGCCCTGACGAGGTGGCCCGCTACCTGTTTCGCCGGGTGGTGAGCTGGGGCCGGTCCTCCAACGTCTTCCTGCGCAACGGCGCCCGGCTCTACCTCGACGTGGGCAGCCATCCCGAGTACGCCACCCCCGAGTGCGATTCGCTGCTCAGCCTGGTCACCCACGACAAGGCCGGTGAGCGGATCCTGGAGGGCCTGCTCATCGACGCCGAGAAGCGGCTCAACGACGAGGGCATCGCCGGCGACATCTACTTGTTCAAGAACAACACCGACTCGGCCGGCAACTCCTACGGCTGCCATGAGAACTTCCTGGTCGCCCGGCACGGCGAGTTCAGCCGGATGGCCGACGTGCTGATCCCGTTCCTGGTCACCCGGCAGCTGATCTGCGGCGCGGGAAAGGTGCTGCAGACCCCCCGGGGCGCGGTCTACTGCCTCAGCCAGCGGGCCGAGCACATCTGGGAGGGCGTCTCCTCGGCCACCACCCGGTCAAGGCCCATCATCAACACCCGGGACGAGCCGCACGCCGACGCCGAGCGCTACCGGCGGCTGCACGTCATCGTCGGCGACTCCAACATGAACGAGTCCACCACCCTGCTCAAGGTGGGCAGCGCCGACCTGGTGCTGCGGATGATGGAGCAGGGCATCACCTTCAAGGACCTGACCCTGGAGAACCCGATCCGGGCGATCCGCGAGATCAGCCACGACCTGACCGGCAGCCGGCAGGTGAAGCTGGCCAACGGCCGGCAGGCCAGTGCCAGCGAGATCCAGCGGGAGTACTTCGAGAAGGCGCGGACGTTCGTCGACGCCACGGGCTCGGACCCGGTCACCGAGCAGGTGCTCGACCTGTGGGGCCGGACCCTCAAGGCGGTCGAGTCCGGCGACCTCAGCCTGATCGACCGCGAGATCGACTGGGCCACCAAGTACCAGCTGCTGGAGCGCTACCGCAACCGCTACGACCTGCCGCTGTCCTCGCCGCGGATCGCCCAGCTCGACCTGACCTATCACGACATCCGGCGGGACCGGGGTCTGTACTACCTGCTGGCCAACCGCGGCGCGGTCACCCGGACGACCTCTGACCTGGCGGTGTTCGAGGCCAAGAGCGTGCCGCCCCAGACCACCCGGGCCAAGCTGCGCGGGGAGTTCATCAAGCGCGCGCAGGAGACCAGGCGTGACTTCACGGTGGACTGGGTCCACCTCAAGCTGAACGACCAGGCCCAGCGGACCGTGCTGTGCAAGGACCCGTTCCGAGCGGTCGATGACCGGGTCGAGAAGCTGATTGCCTCGATGTGA
- a CDS encoding zf-HC2 domain-containing protein has product MTGPGAGEGAAERELADEHARFEFDDAAYLLDALEPEQREAFEGHLSRCPVCRDRVAEFGDLPRVLARADISAWVPESPPDTLLPRLLRQVTASRRRRAWRIGSLAAAAACLLALLATGAVLGWQNAHRPQTLAMQPVGSNAVGVHATVQLVGSDSSPRVKLACGYAGGSGGYPRRADTSYRMMIFNHRGERVDLGSWTPQPDEDVQITRTSPWPRSSISRIEVFDDRGEPVLRLRL; this is encoded by the coding sequence GTGACCGGCCCGGGCGCAGGGGAGGGCGCCGCCGAGCGCGAGCTCGCCGACGAGCACGCCCGCTTCGAGTTCGACGACGCCGCCTACCTGCTGGACGCGCTGGAACCTGAGCAGCGCGAGGCCTTCGAGGGCCACCTCAGCCGGTGCCCGGTCTGCCGTGACCGGGTGGCCGAGTTCGGGGACCTGCCGCGGGTGCTGGCTCGGGCCGACATCTCGGCCTGGGTTCCGGAGTCCCCGCCGGACACGCTGCTGCCCAGGCTGCTGCGCCAGGTCACGGCCAGCCGCCGGCGGCGGGCCTGGCGGATCGGCTCGCTCGCGGCCGCGGCGGCCTGCCTGCTCGCCCTGCTGGCCACCGGCGCAGTGCTTGGTTGGCAGAACGCGCACCGGCCGCAGACCCTGGCGATGCAGCCGGTCGGGTCGAACGCCGTCGGAGTGCACGCCACCGTGCAGCTGGTCGGGTCCGACTCGAGCCCCCGGGTCAAGCTGGCCTGCGGCTACGCCGGCGGCAGCGGCGGTTACCCGCGCCGCGCCGACACCTCTTACCGGATGATGATCTTCAATCACCGGGGTGAGAGGGTCGATCTCGGCAGCTGGACCCCGCAGCCGGACGAGGACGTCCAGATCACCCGCACCAGCCCGTGGCCGCGGTCGAGCATCAGCCGGATCGAGGTGTTCGACGACCGGGGCGAGCCCGTGCTGCGATTGCGCTTGTAG
- a CDS encoding sigma-70 family RNA polymerase sigma factor has translation MPADRGAVDEREFMQALHDEHAAALWAFAVRLTGGDRQAAEDVVQETLLRAWRNPDSPAFTAEQSGAARGWLYTVARRIVIDEWRARSVRPEKLVSAVPEPAVADHTDALVESRLFADALLRLSAEHRAVLVELFYRRSSVREAAHHLQIAEGTVKSRSHYALRALKLALNEIGALP, from the coding sequence ATGCCAGCCGATCGCGGCGCGGTCGATGAGCGTGAGTTCATGCAGGCCCTGCATGACGAGCACGCCGCGGCGCTGTGGGCCTTCGCGGTCCGGCTGACCGGCGGTGACCGGCAGGCCGCCGAGGATGTGGTGCAGGAGACCCTGCTACGGGCCTGGCGCAACCCCGACAGCCCGGCCTTCACGGCTGAGCAGTCCGGCGCCGCCCGCGGCTGGCTGTACACGGTGGCCCGTCGAATCGTGATCGATGAGTGGCGCGCGCGCAGCGTGCGTCCGGAGAAGCTGGTCTCAGCCGTCCCCGAGCCCGCGGTCGCCGACCACACCGACGCCCTCGTCGAGTCCCGGCTGTTCGCCGACGCGCTGCTGCGGCTCAGTGCCGAGCACCGGGCCGTCCTGGTCGAGTTGTTCTACCGGCGCTCGAGCGTGCGCGAGGCCGCCCACCACCTTCAGATCGCGGAGGGGACCGTGAAGTCTCGCTCGCATTACGCCCTACGGGCTCTCAAGCTGGCCCTCAACGAGATCGGGGCTCTGCCGTGA
- a CDS encoding Rieske (2Fe-2S) protein: protein MMREHDESHSTPAGLSRRSLLAVGAVGIPGIALIGCSQAKAPANQPAAGSNTPGAGSSSAAAGSSSAAATGSSSAAAPSSSAAAAQALAKLSDIKVGEAISAKGPDGAEIIITRPTETTVAAYSAICTHQGCTVKPAGKELDCPCHGSAFDLKGAVLSGPARSPLGTVKVALSGDDVVAG, encoded by the coding sequence ATGATGAGAGAGCACGACGAGAGCCATTCGACACCGGCGGGCCTCAGCCGCCGCAGCCTGCTGGCGGTCGGGGCCGTCGGCATACCGGGGATCGCCCTGATCGGCTGCTCACAGGCCAAGGCGCCCGCCAACCAGCCGGCCGCGGGGTCGAACACCCCTGGCGCCGGTTCCAGCTCGGCTGCCGCCGGGTCTTCTAGCGCGGCCGCGACCGGGTCTTCCAGCGCCGCTGCTCCCAGCTCCAGCGCCGCCGCGGCGCAGGCGCTGGCCAAGCTGTCCGACATCAAGGTGGGCGAGGCCATCTCGGCCAAGGGGCCCGACGGCGCGGAGATCATCATCACCCGGCCGACCGAGACCACGGTCGCGGCCTACAGCGCGATCTGCACCCACCAGGGCTGCACGGTGAAACCGGCGGGCAAAGAACTCGACTGCCCGTGTCACGGCTCGGCCTTCGACCTCAAGGGCGCGGTGCTCAGCGGCCCGGCTCGCAGTCCCCTGGGCACGGTGAAGGTCGCGCTGTCCGGCGACGACGTGGTGGCCGGCTGA